A stretch of the Denticeps clupeoides chromosome 6, fDenClu1.1, whole genome shotgun sequence genome encodes the following:
- the mia gene encoding melanoma-derived growth regulatory protein isoform X2 — protein sequence MDRSHAAWTLPLLIGVLLPLAVPAGRQMPKLSDRKMCADSECSYPILIARALQDYYPQDCRFMSIRQGQLIYVYALLKDQGNLFWTGTVQGSYYGEQEARLGHFPSSVVEEIHALMPAVVEVETQKWDFYCF from the exons atGGACAGGTCCCACGCTGCCTGGACACTTCCTCTGCTGATCGGTGTCCTGCTGCCACTGGCAGTTCCAGCCGGCAGACAGATGCCCAAGCTGTCCGACAGGAAGATGTGCGCAGATTCGGAATGCAGCT ATCCCATCCTCATCGCCCGAGCACTGCAAGACTACTACCCCCAGGACTGCCGCTTCATGTCCATCCGCCAGGGACAGCTCATCTATGTGTATGCTCTGCTGAAGGACCAAGGAAACCTTTTCTGGACGGGCACT GTACAGGGCTCTTATTATGGAGAACAGGAGGCTCGTCTTGGTCACTTTCCCAGCAGTGTGGTTGAGGAAATTCATGCCCTGATGCCGGCCGTGGTGGAGGTggaaacacag AAATGGGACTTCTACTGCTTTTGA
- the mia gene encoding melanoma-derived growth regulatory protein isoform X1, with protein MVVCGCGAAVACCAGGWRRRLGGVKPESTQTEQYTHKTMDRSHAAWTLPLLIGVLLPLAVPAGRQMPKLSDRKMCADSECSYPILIARALQDYYPQDCRFMSIRQGQLIYVYALLKDQGNLFWTGTVQGSYYGEQEARLGHFPSSVVEEIHALMPAVVEVETQKWDFYCF; from the exons ATggttgtgtgtggttgtggAG CAGCTGTAGCCTGCTGTGCCGGAGGCTGGAGACGGAGACTGGGCGGAGTGAAGCCCGAGTCCACACAGACGGagcagtacacacacaaaacgatGGACAGGTCCCACGCTGCCTGGACACTTCCTCTGCTGATCGGTGTCCTGCTGCCACTGGCAGTTCCAGCCGGCAGACAGATGCCCAAGCTGTCCGACAGGAAGATGTGCGCAGATTCGGAATGCAGCT ATCCCATCCTCATCGCCCGAGCACTGCAAGACTACTACCCCCAGGACTGCCGCTTCATGTCCATCCGCCAGGGACAGCTCATCTATGTGTATGCTCTGCTGAAGGACCAAGGAAACCTTTTCTGGACGGGCACT GTACAGGGCTCTTATTATGGAGAACAGGAGGCTCGTCTTGGTCACTTTCCCAGCAGTGTGGTTGAGGAAATTCATGCCCTGATGCCGGCCGTGGTGGAGGTggaaacacag AAATGGGACTTCTACTGCTTTTGA